One genomic region from Sphingobacterium multivorum encodes:
- a CDS encoding c-type cytochrome domain-containing protein, protein MMVFFDELLGFSGRFHPLLVHLPIGILLLAFVMAIIAQFKGGAMYLPAIKLSLFLGTIAAIVAALSGYLLSRNGGYEEDVLSYHKWLGIVVALSSLLLWFLYRKESSAAFRFWLFFLVVIMIGVTGHYGGTLTHGKGYFVEAMPVALKKLFKTEEDKEEVLIVQNAQEADAYNGIIQPILKQRCQSCHGKKKQEGGLALDTKENLLKGGENGTVLHASDSKKSELYARLVLPEGHKKRMPPKGRTPITPDQIRLIAWWIDQGANFDKKVREIPQTEEIAHLLKKLETGEKDTPSVLYADLPAAPALPKDKIDAWQAKGIKIIQVAKDNNFVLVNAINYPQFNDKDLQELLSIKDNIVQLKLGNTAVTDLAFSTFSAMPSLSRLHLENTEISDAGLSQLKGLSKLTYLNLTGTKVTSKGLSKLNDLPSLKNVYLYKTANQEVATIKQLNAKIKADTGNYSLPFIETDTIRF, encoded by the coding sequence ATGATGGTTTTCTTTGATGAATTATTGGGCTTTTCGGGACGATTTCATCCTCTTTTGGTCCACCTACCGATCGGCATATTGTTGTTGGCTTTTGTTATGGCAATTATTGCGCAGTTTAAAGGCGGAGCTATGTATTTGCCTGCTATTAAGCTCTCCTTATTCCTAGGGACTATAGCCGCCATAGTGGCTGCTTTATCGGGTTATCTGCTTTCACGAAATGGAGGTTATGAGGAGGATGTACTGAGCTATCACAAGTGGTTAGGAATTGTCGTGGCGTTGAGCAGCTTATTATTGTGGTTTCTCTATCGTAAAGAATCTTCTGCTGCATTTCGCTTTTGGCTTTTTTTTCTCGTAGTAATCATGATTGGGGTCACTGGACACTATGGTGGAACATTGACGCATGGAAAGGGCTACTTTGTCGAAGCTATGCCAGTGGCACTAAAAAAGCTGTTTAAAACGGAAGAAGACAAAGAGGAGGTTCTTATCGTTCAAAATGCACAGGAAGCAGATGCCTATAATGGAATTATTCAACCTATTCTTAAACAGCGTTGTCAAAGCTGCCATGGGAAAAAAAAGCAGGAAGGGGGGCTGGCATTGGATACAAAAGAGAATTTGTTAAAAGGAGGAGAGAATGGCACAGTACTGCATGCAAGCGATTCGAAAAAGAGTGAATTATATGCCAGGTTGGTATTACCTGAGGGACATAAGAAGCGAATGCCACCTAAAGGTCGTACGCCGATAACTCCTGATCAGATCAGACTGATTGCCTGGTGGATAGATCAAGGAGCCAATTTTGATAAAAAAGTGCGTGAAATACCACAAACGGAGGAAATCGCTCATTTGTTGAAAAAATTGGAAACAGGGGAAAAAGACACTCCATCGGTATTATATGCAGATTTACCTGCAGCGCCAGCTTTGCCAAAAGATAAAATCGATGCTTGGCAGGCTAAGGGTATTAAGATCATCCAAGTTGCAAAAGATAATAACTTTGTGTTGGTTAATGCCATTAATTATCCTCAATTTAATGATAAGGACCTACAGGAATTATTAAGTATTAAGGATAATATTGTACAGCTGAAATTAGGAAATACAGCTGTTACAGATCTTGCTTTCTCAACATTTTCTGCAATGCCGAGTCTTTCCCGCCTACATCTGGAAAATACAGAAATTTCCGATGCCGGATTGAGCCAGTTGAAAGGTCTGTCAAAATTAACGTATTTAAATCTGACGGGAACAAAAGTTACCTCAAAAGGTCTGTCAAAACTGAACGACCTTCCGAGTTTAAAAAACGTCTATCTCTATAAAACCGCAAATCAGGAAGTCGCTACGATAAAGCAGCTGAACGCTAAGATTAAGGCAGATACCGGTAATTATAGTTTGCCTTTTATTGAAACCGATACAATCAGGTTTTGA
- a CDS encoding sugar phosphate isomerase/epimerase family protein, whose amino-acid sequence MKQILVLILFMSSFLSMTAQQLHIKYYCTNWGNNDSWDTFCLRVKNAGYDGVESWLPGSPKERKEMIDALHKHGLSLGLLSGGSGGTYEEYKESFKRNLNEAAQLKPDYINCHTGKDYYSFEQNKTLIELADAAKNKYHIPVYHETHRGRFSFAAHVTKEYLEKIPTLQLALDISHWCNVHESMLSDQTEAVTKALSRTEHIHARIGHPEGPQVNDPAAPEWKSIVAQHLAWWDKVVANHKENGMKLLTITTEFGPAGYLPTLPFTQQPVADQWSINVYMLHLLKDRYKE is encoded by the coding sequence ATGAAACAAATTCTAGTATTAATTTTATTTATGAGCAGTTTTCTATCCATGACTGCCCAGCAGTTGCACATTAAATATTATTGCACCAATTGGGGAAATAATGATTCCTGGGATACGTTCTGTCTCCGTGTGAAAAATGCAGGTTACGATGGTGTTGAATCTTGGTTACCTGGTAGTCCCAAAGAGCGCAAAGAGATGATCGATGCATTACATAAACATGGATTGAGTTTAGGGTTACTTTCAGGGGGATCTGGTGGAACTTATGAGGAATATAAAGAAAGTTTTAAGCGTAATTTGAATGAAGCAGCACAGCTGAAACCCGATTATATTAATTGCCATACAGGTAAAGATTATTACTCGTTTGAACAGAACAAAACATTGATTGAGCTTGCTGATGCAGCTAAAAATAAGTACCATATCCCCGTTTATCATGAGACTCATCGCGGAAGATTTAGTTTTGCAGCCCATGTAACAAAAGAATATTTAGAGAAGATTCCGACGTTACAACTTGCGTTGGATATTTCGCATTGGTGCAATGTACACGAATCAATGCTTTCTGATCAGACCGAGGCTGTAACAAAGGCACTTTCTAGAACTGAGCACATTCATGCACGCATTGGGCATCCCGAAGGACCACAAGTCAACGACCCCGCCGCTCCCGAATGGAAGAGTATTGTTGCACAACATTTGGCTTGGTGGGATAAAGTTGTTGCTAACCACAAGGAAAATGGGATGAAGTTATTAACCATAACAACCGAGTTTGGCCCAGCGGGTTATTTACCCACATTGCCATTTACACAACAACCGGTGGCCGATCAGTGGTCAATCAATGTCTATATGTTGCATTTACTCAAAGACAGATATAAAGAATGA
- a CDS encoding DUF1501 domain-containing protein encodes MKDLNKLIKEAQQFELQAVTRRHFLKDCVAGIGGIALGSLLTSCNGWGQSKSAEKLDLNALNPLVPKPPHFPGKAKNVIYLHMAGAPSQLELFDYKPALQKLHNQPCPESLLAGKKFAFIRGIPKMLGPQATFKQYGASGAWVSDHLPHFSKVVDEVSFLKAVHTDQFNHGPAQLFMHTGSARLGRPSIGSWVTYGLGSENSNLPGFVVLTSGGKTPDAGKSVWGSGFLPSVYQGVQCRSKGDPVLYIADPEGMGRDMKRDLIDAINNVNKTEYDTFKDPETLSRIAQYEMAYKMQVAVPEVMDINNEPAYIHELYGTEPGKESFANNCLLARKLVEQGVRFVQLFDWGWDSHGTNPADSIDLGFRNKCREIDRPMTALIMDLKQRGLLEETLVVWGGEFGRTPMQENRDNSDMPFLGRDHHTDAYTIWMAGGGVRNGISYGQTDDIGFAGVEGRSSVHDVHATMLHLLGFDHEKFTYDFQGRPFRLTDVEGELIQAII; translated from the coding sequence ATGAAAGACCTAAATAAGCTAATAAAAGAAGCTCAACAATTTGAATTGCAGGCTGTCACCAGAAGACATTTTCTAAAAGATTGTGTGGCCGGTATCGGCGGTATTGCTTTGGGGAGTTTGTTAACGAGTTGTAATGGATGGGGACAGTCAAAATCAGCAGAAAAGTTGGATCTGAATGCACTCAATCCACTTGTGCCCAAGCCACCTCATTTCCCAGGTAAGGCTAAAAATGTCATTTACCTGCATATGGCTGGCGCTCCATCACAATTGGAGTTATTTGATTACAAGCCTGCCTTGCAGAAATTACATAATCAACCTTGTCCGGAGTCCTTGCTTGCAGGAAAGAAATTTGCTTTTATTCGTGGGATTCCAAAAATGCTGGGACCACAGGCTACTTTTAAACAGTATGGAGCAAGTGGGGCTTGGGTATCAGATCATTTGCCTCATTTTAGTAAAGTCGTTGATGAAGTGAGTTTTCTGAAGGCTGTGCATACCGATCAGTTCAATCACGGCCCGGCCCAATTGTTTATGCATACAGGAAGTGCCCGTCTCGGTCGCCCTAGCATTGGTTCATGGGTAACTTATGGTCTGGGATCTGAAAATAGCAATTTACCCGGTTTTGTTGTGTTAACATCGGGAGGTAAAACGCCTGATGCTGGTAAAAGTGTCTGGGGAAGTGGATTTTTACCATCGGTATACCAAGGCGTTCAATGTCGTTCAAAGGGTGATCCCGTATTGTACATTGCCGATCCTGAAGGAATGGGAAGGGATATGAAGCGTGATTTGATTGACGCCATTAATAACGTCAACAAAACAGAATACGATACCTTTAAAGACCCCGAAACCTTGTCGCGGATCGCACAATATGAGATGGCTTATAAAATGCAGGTAGCCGTACCTGAAGTGATGGACATCAATAATGAACCGGCTTATATTCACGAATTGTACGGAACAGAGCCTGGTAAGGAATCGTTCGCCAATAATTGCCTATTGGCTCGGAAACTCGTAGAACAAGGGGTACGATTCGTTCAGTTATTTGATTGGGGCTGGGACAGTCACGGTACTAATCCAGCAGATTCGATTGATCTCGGTTTTAGAAATAAATGCCGAGAGATTGATCGACCTATGACCGCATTGATTATGGATCTAAAGCAACGTGGTTTGCTGGAAGAAACACTGGTGGTGTGGGGCGGGGAATTTGGGCGCACACCGATGCAAGAAAATAGGGACAACAGCGACATGCCATTCCTGGGACGTGATCATCATACCGATGCCTATACCATCTGGATGGCAGGTGGAGGAGTTCGTAATGGTATAAGTTACGGTCAAACCGATGATATCGGGTTCGCCGGGGTAGAAGGGCGTAGTTCTGTACACGATGTCCATGCGACCATGCTTCATCTTTTGGGTTTTGATCATGAGAAATTTACATACGATTTTCAGGGAAGGCCATTCCGATTGACAGATGTGGAGGGTGAACTAATTCAAGCTATAATTTAA
- a CDS encoding DUF1553 domain-containing protein, which produces MRKKIVVLTLLALVLIGTSILTFGKKEPIDFSADVKPILNRHCITCHGGVKKNGGLSFLFENEAFAKAESGKPAIIRGDGEHSELVKRLISDDPELRMPYNAPKLNDDEIDILKRWIDEGAKWGEHWAYTTPKETEVPKPFSLLGIFGVKPKGVNNTIDFFVLDKMKEKKLSFADEADKALLLRRVYLDLIGIPPTLAEIQAFEADQRDDAYTLRVDSLLASQKYGEKWASWWLDMARYADTKGYEKDGSRTIWSYRDWVIKALNKDMPYDEFTIEQLAGDLLPEPTKDQLIATAFHRNTMNNDEGGTDSEEFRMAAVLDRLNTTYQVWLSTTFECVQCHSHTYDPFKFEEYYKSLAFFNNTRDEDTQGDHPKLRFYTAQDEKRIDSIKRWLSTTGNASLVKSTDLFLHTLEPKIHAHYSDQIVDGALYDTKWLGVRTGGSARLRAINLDNKQQFFMNFWTGAVGGKLEIHVDKPTGPILAVIDLPSTNGRQVIQSPILPTRGVHDLYLVFKNPSVAHGQPICMIEWFAFRENFPHEKSLDNMNFQKTFLQLVNMQPEGVPIMIENPKDMHRKTNVFIRGNRLSLGAEVQPTVPASLNSFPKGAPRNRLGFAQWIVSKENPLTARTLVNRVWAQLFGRGLVEPLGDMGTQSIPPIHRELLDYLALDLMNTKKWSVKKLIREIVLSGTYKQSSSLNNSSFEKDPQNYYLARGPRFRLSAEQIRDQALAVSGLLSNKMYGPSVMPYQPDGVWMTVYSGESWVKSAGEDQYRRGIYTFLKRTSPYPSFVSFDASSREVCLVDRIRTNTPLQALATLNDPVYLEAAKHLGAIMEKEGNGNLRNGIRVGYRRAMLKDADEKKLKELEHLYQKALVDFSKKPDSAAKFLNEDLAKSNVKVLTSKAAYMLVANAVLNLDEFLTKS; this is translated from the coding sequence ATGAGAAAAAAGATTGTGGTGCTAACATTATTGGCGCTTGTGCTTATTGGTACGAGCATTTTGACCTTTGGAAAGAAAGAGCCAATTGATTTTAGCGCTGATGTTAAACCGATATTGAATAGACATTGTATCACATGCCATGGTGGGGTTAAAAAAAATGGCGGACTAAGTTTTCTTTTTGAAAATGAGGCCTTCGCCAAAGCCGAGTCTGGCAAACCAGCAATTATTCGTGGCGATGGCGAACATAGTGAACTGGTAAAGAGACTGATTTCCGATGACCCTGAATTGCGTATGCCTTACAATGCCCCTAAACTGAACGATGATGAAATTGATATACTCAAAAGATGGATCGATGAAGGTGCCAAATGGGGAGAGCATTGGGCATATACAACGCCCAAGGAGACTGAGGTACCTAAACCTTTTTCATTGCTCGGTATATTTGGTGTCAAACCTAAAGGGGTGAATAATACGATTGATTTTTTTGTTTTGGATAAAATGAAAGAGAAGAAATTATCCTTTGCTGATGAGGCCGATAAAGCACTGTTGCTACGGAGAGTGTATTTAGATCTGATTGGTATTCCACCCACGTTGGCAGAAATTCAAGCCTTTGAAGCAGATCAGCGTGATGATGCTTATACCTTGCGTGTAGATAGTTTGTTAGCGTCGCAGAAATATGGCGAAAAGTGGGCGAGTTGGTGGTTGGATATGGCGCGATATGCAGATACGAAGGGTTACGAGAAGGATGGTTCGCGCACGATATGGTCCTATCGGGATTGGGTCATTAAGGCCCTGAACAAGGATATGCCTTATGATGAATTTACGATTGAACAGCTCGCTGGGGATTTGCTCCCGGAGCCAACCAAGGATCAACTTATCGCAACCGCCTTCCATCGCAATACCATGAATAATGATGAAGGGGGGACCGATAGTGAGGAATTTAGGATGGCTGCGGTTTTGGATCGCTTAAATACAACCTATCAAGTATGGTTGAGTACAACCTTCGAATGCGTGCAATGCCATAGTCATACTTATGATCCCTTTAAATTTGAAGAGTATTATAAATCGTTAGCTTTTTTTAACAACACCAGAGATGAAGACACCCAAGGTGACCATCCTAAACTTCGTTTTTATACGGCACAAGATGAAAAGCGAATTGACAGTATAAAAAGGTGGTTGTCGACGACAGGAAATGCAAGCTTGGTAAAATCAACAGATCTATTCCTTCACACTCTTGAACCCAAAATACATGCGCATTACAGCGATCAAATAGTAGATGGTGCGCTTTATGATACGAAATGGTTGGGGGTTAGAACTGGAGGATCGGCTCGGTTAAGGGCAATAAACTTGGATAATAAACAGCAATTTTTTATGAATTTCTGGACAGGCGCGGTAGGTGGAAAATTAGAAATTCACGTGGATAAACCTACAGGACCAATTCTCGCCGTTATTGATTTGCCGAGTACAAATGGAAGACAGGTTATTCAGTCTCCCATACTCCCGACTCGCGGTGTACATGACTTATATCTGGTTTTCAAAAATCCATCTGTGGCGCATGGGCAGCCGATCTGCATGATTGAATGGTTTGCATTTCGTGAGAACTTTCCACATGAAAAGTCACTGGATAATATGAATTTTCAAAAGACTTTTCTCCAGTTGGTCAACATGCAACCCGAAGGTGTGCCAATCATGATTGAAAATCCCAAAGACATGCATCGTAAAACAAATGTATTTATACGTGGTAACCGTCTGTCTCTGGGGGCGGAAGTACAGCCTACAGTTCCGGCTTCACTGAATAGTTTCCCGAAAGGCGCTCCGCGCAACCGTCTGGGGTTTGCGCAGTGGATTGTCAGTAAGGAAAACCCCTTGACAGCACGAACCTTAGTTAATCGCGTATGGGCACAGCTATTTGGCCGGGGCCTAGTTGAACCATTGGGAGATATGGGCACTCAGAGTATCCCGCCAATTCACCGAGAGTTATTGGATTACCTTGCCCTAGATCTGATGAATACCAAAAAGTGGAGCGTTAAAAAACTGATCCGCGAGATTGTCTTATCCGGAACGTATAAGCAGTCCTCTAGCTTGAACAATTCCAGTTTTGAGAAGGATCCACAGAATTATTATTTGGCAAGGGGACCTCGGTTTAGATTATCTGCCGAGCAGATTCGTGACCAAGCTTTAGCTGTAAGTGGATTGCTCAGCAACAAAATGTATGGACCAAGTGTAATGCCCTACCAACCTGATGGGGTATGGATGACTGTATATAGCGGTGAGTCCTGGGTGAAAAGTGCTGGAGAAGATCAATACCGAAGGGGCATCTATACGTTTTTAAAGCGTACGAGTCCTTATCCGTCTTTTGTTTCTTTTGATGCTTCTAGTAGGGAGGTTTGTTTGGTCGACCGTATTCGCACCAATACACCGCTGCAAGCGCTTGCCACATTAAATGATCCTGTTTATCTCGAAGCGGCTAAACATCTGGGGGCTATTATGGAGAAAGAGGGAAATGGAAACCTTAGAAATGGTATTCGTGTCGGTTATAGACGTGCCATGTTGAAGGATGCCGATGAAAAGAAACTCAAAGAGCTGGAACATCTTTATCAAAAGGCATTGGTTGATTTCAGCAAAAAGCCTGATTCGGCAGCAAAATTTTTGAATGAAGATTTAGCAAAAAGCAATGTAAAGGTCCTGACTTCAAAAGCTGCCTACATGCTTGTTGCGAATGCAGTGTTGAATTTGGACGAATTTTTAACGAAATCATAA